A window of the Cucurbita pepo subsp. pepo cultivar mu-cu-16 chromosome LG01, ASM280686v2, whole genome shotgun sequence genome harbors these coding sequences:
- the LOC111793483 gene encoding ras-related protein RABF1-like, with amino-acid sequence MGCSSSVPDRASGPSGGVNPENSAADSKNLRVKLVLLGDSGVGKSCIVLRFVRGQFDPTSKVTVGASFLSQTIALQDSTTVKFEIWDTAGQERYAALAPLYYRGAAVAVIVYDITSSDSFAKAQYWVKELQKHGSPDIILALVGNKADLQEKRKVSIQDGTEYAEKNGMFFIETSAKTADNINELFEEIAKRLPRPTSS; translated from the exons ATGGGTTGCTCCTCCTCTGTCCCAG ACAGAGCTTCTGGGCCATCGGGTGGGGTTAATCCAGAGAATAGTGCAGCTGATTCAAAGAATTTGCGCGTCAAG CTTGTCCTGCTGGGTGATTCTGGCGTTGGTAAAAGCTGTATTGTTCTTCGCTTTGTTCGTGGTCAGTTTGATCCAACATCTAAG GTAACTGTTGGGGCATCATTCCTGTCACAAACGATTGCTTTACAGGATTCTACAACAGTGAAGTTTGAAATATGGGACACCGCTGGGCAAGAGAG GTATGCTGCATTAGCTCCACTTTACTATCGAGGTGCTGCAGTTGCAGTTATCGTATATGATATAACAAGCTCTGATTCCTTTGCCAAAGCTCAATATTGGGTTAAG GAGCTGCAAAAGCATGGCAGCCCTGATATCATTTTGGCATTGGTCGGTAACAAAGCTGATCTccaagagaaaaggaaagtaTCCATTCAG GATGGGACTGAGTATGCAGAGAAGAATGGAATGTTCTTTATTGAGACATCTGCTAAGACTGCAGATAATATAAATGAGCTGTTTGAG GAGATTGCGAAGCGATTGCCACGACCCACTTCATCATGA